A window of the Pseudomonas sp. B21_DOA genome harbors these coding sequences:
- the yecC gene encoding L-cystine ABC transporter ATP-binding protein YecC, protein MIVVEKLTKQFKGQVVLNGIDLEVKEGEVVAIIGPSGSGKTTFLRCLNFLEEPTSGQIKVGDIEIDTRRPLNQQQSLVRNLRQHVGFVFQNFNLFPHRTALENVIEGPIVVKKMPRDQAIALGKKLLTKVGLAGKEDAYPRRLSGGQQQRVAIARALAMEPEVILFDEPTSALDPELVGEVLATIRGLAEENRTMVIVTHEMGFARDVANRVVFFDKGVIVEQGEAKALFANPKEERTQQFLSKFLNHA, encoded by the coding sequence ATGATTGTCGTGGAAAAACTGACCAAGCAATTCAAGGGTCAGGTCGTGCTCAACGGCATCGACCTTGAGGTAAAGGAAGGCGAAGTCGTCGCGATCATCGGCCCCAGCGGCTCGGGAAAAACGACGTTCCTGCGCTGCCTGAATTTCCTCGAAGAACCCACCAGCGGCCAGATCAAGGTCGGCGATATCGAAATCGATACCCGCCGCCCGCTGAACCAGCAGCAGAGTCTGGTGCGCAACCTGCGCCAGCACGTCGGCTTCGTGTTTCAGAACTTCAACCTGTTCCCCCATCGCACCGCTTTGGAAAACGTCATCGAAGGTCCGATCGTGGTCAAGAAGATGCCGCGCGACCAAGCGATTGCCCTGGGCAAAAAGCTGCTGACCAAAGTGGGGCTTGCCGGCAAGGAGGACGCTTATCCGCGTCGTCTGTCCGGTGGTCAGCAACAGCGCGTGGCGATCGCCCGGGCGCTGGCGATGGAGCCGGAAGTGATTCTGTTCGACGAACCGACCTCCGCGCTCGACCCGGAACTGGTCGGTGAAGTGCTGGCGACCATTCGCGGTCTTGCCGAAGAAAATCGCACCATGGTGATTGTCACCCATGAAATGGGTTTTGCCCGTGACGTGGCCAATCGCGTGGTGTTTTTCGACAAGGGCGTAATTGTTGAACAGGGTGAAGCCAAGGCACTGTTTGCCAACCCGAAAGAAGAACGCACCCAACAGTTTCTCAGCAAGTTTCTGAATCACGCCTGA
- the tcyL gene encoding cystine ABC transporter permease, whose amino-acid sequence MEEAFQLALDSAPFLLKGAYYTVVLSLGGMFFGLLLGFGLALMRLSRFKSVSWLARIYVSFFRGTPLLVQLFVIYYGLPQLGMELDPLPAALIGFSLNMAAYACEILRAAIGSIERGQWEAAASIGMTRAQTLRRAILPQAMRTALPPLGNSFISLVKDTALAATIQVPELFRQAQLITARTFEVFTMYLAAALIYWILATVLSHLQNKLEERVNRHDQES is encoded by the coding sequence ATGGAAGAGGCTTTCCAACTCGCGCTGGATTCCGCGCCCTTTCTGTTGAAGGGCGCGTACTACACGGTAGTTCTCAGCCTTGGCGGGATGTTCTTCGGTCTGCTGCTGGGCTTCGGCCTCGCGCTGATGCGTCTGTCGCGCTTCAAATCAGTCAGTTGGCTGGCACGCATCTATGTGTCGTTCTTTCGCGGCACGCCGTTGCTGGTGCAGCTGTTCGTGATCTATTACGGCTTGCCGCAACTGGGCATGGAGCTTGATCCGCTGCCAGCAGCGCTGATCGGTTTCTCGTTGAACATGGCCGCCTACGCCTGTGAAATCCTCCGCGCTGCAATCGGTTCGATCGAACGTGGTCAGTGGGAAGCCGCTGCGAGTATCGGCATGACCCGCGCGCAGACCCTGCGCCGGGCCATCCTGCCGCAGGCGATGCGCACGGCTTTGCCGCCGCTGGGCAACAGCTTCATTTCGCTGGTCAAGGACACGGCGCTGGCCGCGACCATTCAGGTGCCGGAGCTGTTCCGTCAGGCGCAGCTGATTACCGCCCGGACTTTCGAAGTCTTCACCATGTATCTTGCCGCCGCACTGATCTACTGGATTCTGGCCACGGTGCTTTCGCACTTGCAGAACAAGTTGGAAGAGCGGGTCAATCGGCACGACCAGGAGTCCTGA